One stretch of Variovorax sp. 54 DNA includes these proteins:
- a CDS encoding LysM peptidoglycan-binding domain-containing protein yields the protein MRREIYTSLALCRPLEKNRLDRKETIKGGVVVATQAALKSGFDKWMEGILRAPGDPKWDIWDREIRTAVSEFNQHLATTTGYMPLDWRVVKAMVWVESGAGNPQWLIKPMQIGVVGDAGMDALLSGNEGGDLILPPIWKERLTVLSVRTVPSHNIRAGIGYLLMKAAYYEHRSVSPAGSSVFEVTAQPGDSLDKIARANGSTTEIMKRLNPTAGTLRVGQVLKCQKAVLQRVIVGWRPMTPALLVGRYNGGGDATYRTKINTTLSLVLSGRE from the coding sequence ATGCGGCGCGAAATTTACACATCGCTGGCGCTTTGCCGCCCCCTTGAGAAGAATCGTTTGGACCGAAAAGAAACGATCAAAGGGGGAGTGGTTGTGGCAACGCAAGCAGCGCTGAAGAGCGGGTTCGACAAGTGGATGGAGGGAATCCTTCGCGCACCCGGAGACCCGAAGTGGGACATCTGGGACCGAGAGATCAGAACCGCTGTCAGTGAGTTCAACCAGCACCTGGCGACCACCACCGGGTACATGCCGTTGGATTGGCGGGTCGTCAAGGCGATGGTGTGGGTCGAGTCCGGGGCGGGCAATCCCCAGTGGCTCATCAAGCCGATGCAGATCGGCGTTGTCGGCGACGCCGGCATGGATGCACTGCTCTCCGGTAATGAGGGTGGCGACCTGATCCTGCCGCCGATCTGGAAAGAGCGACTGACCGTGCTGTCTGTTCGCACGGTTCCGTCGCACAACATCCGGGCTGGCATCGGCTATCTTCTGATGAAGGCGGCGTACTACGAGCACCGCAGCGTGTCGCCCGCGGGGTCTTCGGTTTTTGAGGTGACCGCCCAGCCTGGAGACAGCCTCGACAAGATCGCGCGCGCCAACGGCTCGACCACCGAGATCATGAAAAGGCTGAACCCGACGGCCGGTACTCTGCGCGTCGGGCAAGTCCTGAAGTGCCAGAAGGCCGTGCTCCAACGCGTCATCGTGGGTTGGCGGCCCATGACGCCGGCGTTGCTCGTGGGGCGGTACAACGGCGGCGGCGACGCCACGTACAGGACGAAGATCAACACAACGCTGTCACTCGTGCTCAGCGGAAGGGAATGA
- a CDS encoding lysozyme inhibitor LprI family protein → MADVRECLDKKEVESETHLKRAEANLLRAIAKWDIEPPYIAATKAKLAAARKSFARYREDHCAYAKSVGGTAIGNALEMRRAACVAELNNQRAEQLRISAADGQFK, encoded by the coding sequence ATGGCTGACGTCCGTGAATGCCTGGACAAGAAGGAAGTGGAAAGCGAGACCCACTTGAAGCGTGCAGAAGCGAACCTGCTGCGCGCCATCGCCAAGTGGGACATCGAGCCTCCCTACATCGCAGCCACCAAGGCCAAGCTGGCCGCCGCGAGGAAGTCCTTCGCCAGGTACCGGGAGGACCACTGCGCCTACGCCAAGTCCGTGGGCGGCACGGCGATCGGCAACGCGCTCGAGATGCGGCGCGCGGCCTGCGTGGCCGAGCTCAACAACCAGCGCGCAGAGCAACTGCGGATCTCTGCGGCCGACGGCCAGTTCAAGTAG
- a CDS encoding acyl dehydratase, whose translation MNWQTQRRWEEVNEGDPLNPVPFPLTVYRLVMAAGANRDFNAIHHNTEHAQSTGAPEMYANVMLLQGMWERAIREYIGTAGVLHAIRGFRMKSFNTAGDTVTVRGQVERKWIDDSADAAHRHRLDLRLWSENRHGVSVGPGLAVVSLPR comes from the coding sequence ATGAACTGGCAAACCCAACGCCGCTGGGAAGAAGTCAACGAGGGCGACCCCTTGAACCCCGTGCCCTTCCCCCTCACCGTCTACCGCCTCGTGATGGCCGCCGGCGCCAACCGCGACTTCAACGCCATCCATCACAACACCGAGCACGCGCAATCGACCGGCGCCCCCGAGATGTACGCCAACGTCATGCTGCTGCAGGGCATGTGGGAACGTGCCATTCGCGAGTACATCGGCACGGCCGGCGTGCTGCATGCCATCCGCGGCTTTCGCATGAAGTCGTTCAACACGGCGGGCGACACCGTCACCGTGCGCGGCCAGGTCGAGCGCAAGTGGATCGACGACAGCGCCGACGCCGCGCATCGCCACCGCCTCGACCTGCGCCTGTGGAGCGAGAACCGCCACGGCGTGTCGGTCGGCCCCGGCCTCGCCGTCGTGAGCCTGCCGCGCTGA
- a CDS encoding Bug family tripartite tricarboxylate transporter substrate binding protein yields the protein MTRLSSTLGIALAALFALPAAAQQASADYPSQPVTLVVPFPAGGITDNIARLVAQELGTAWGKPVVVDNRVGASGTIGAAAVARAPKDGHTALFTITTHVQMPALQRKLSYDAVKDFAAVSQIGISTSALVVTPDVPAKTLAELVTLLKAEPGKYAYGSTGVATTSHIYGELLKKEAGVDMPHVPYKGAAPMVTDLLGGHIRVAVLDTGTALPYLQSGKLRALAALGTQRSATLPQVPTFQQAGYAGFEPYAWIALFLPAGTPQPRVDKMSKAVAAIIAKPEVQKKMRDMNIEPVGSTAAEFAVVLRQDADTWKRVIDKTGIRLED from the coding sequence ATGACACGTCTTTCTTCAACGCTCGGCATTGCACTCGCTGCCCTGTTCGCTCTGCCCGCCGCCGCGCAACAAGCATCGGCCGACTACCCCTCGCAACCCGTCACGCTCGTCGTGCCCTTCCCCGCCGGTGGCATCACCGACAACATCGCGCGGCTGGTCGCGCAGGAACTCGGCACCGCCTGGGGCAAGCCCGTCGTCGTCGACAACCGCGTGGGCGCCAGCGGCACCATCGGCGCCGCCGCCGTCGCGCGCGCACCGAAGGACGGCCACACCGCCCTCTTCACCATTACCACGCACGTGCAGATGCCCGCGCTGCAGCGCAAGCTCTCGTACGACGCGGTGAAAGACTTCGCGGCCGTGTCGCAGATCGGCATCTCGACCTCGGCCCTGGTCGTGACGCCCGACGTGCCCGCCAAGACGCTGGCCGAACTCGTCACGCTGCTCAAGGCCGAGCCCGGCAAATACGCATACGGCTCGACCGGCGTCGCGACCACCTCGCACATCTACGGCGAGCTGCTCAAGAAAGAGGCCGGCGTCGACATGCCGCATGTGCCCTACAAGGGCGCCGCGCCCATGGTGACCGACCTGCTCGGCGGCCACATCCGCGTGGCCGTGCTCGACACCGGCACCGCCCTGCCCTACCTGCAAAGCGGCAAGCTGCGCGCGCTGGCGGCACTGGGCACGCAGCGCTCGGCCACGCTGCCGCAGGTGCCGACCTTCCAGCAGGCGGGCTACGCGGGCTTCGAGCCTTACGCGTGGATTGCGCTCTTCCTGCCGGCCGGCACGCCGCAGCCGCGCGTGGACAAGATGTCGAAGGCCGTCGCCGCCATCATCGCCAAGCCCGAAGTGCAAAAGAAGATGCGCGACATGAACATCGAACCCGTGGGCAGCACCGCTGCCGAGTTTGCCGTGGTGCTGCGCCAGGACGCCGACACCTGGAAGCGCGTGATCGACAAGACCGGCATCCGCCTGGAGGACTGA
- a CDS encoding CaiB/BaiF CoA transferase family protein, which yields MTPPPLFRGALEGVKVLDLSSVVLGPLASQMLADMGADVIKVEAPQGDLARSVGPARHKGMSSLYLSCNRNKRSLVLDLKQPAAREVLDTLVRGSDVLVHSVRTDAAARIGIDAARLLELNPRLVSAHVKGFSDEGPYAGLPAFDDIIQAASGLAQLQSIYTGEPRYMPALVADKTTALYAAYAIVTALFHRERSGQGQAVDVPMFETMTAFNMVEHLWGHTFQPPIDDMVYGSIRSGVRKPFRTADGYIALVPYTDAQWLRFFEVVGRPELREDERFATLAARVRNHTVVFGELERATGARTTAEWVSAFRQADIPAMPIQTLQQLPDDPQLKASGLWHDAEHPTEGTLRFPGVPFTLSATPGGVQRLAPSLGEHTDEVLGEFGFERAAVDALVSAGVVARAE from the coding sequence ATGACGCCCCCTCCACTTTTTCGCGGCGCCCTCGAAGGCGTCAAGGTGCTCGATCTGTCGTCCGTGGTGCTCGGCCCGCTGGCCAGTCAGATGCTGGCCGACATGGGCGCCGACGTCATCAAGGTCGAGGCGCCGCAGGGCGACCTGGCCCGCTCGGTCGGGCCTGCGCGCCACAAGGGCATGTCGTCGCTGTACCTGTCGTGCAACCGGAACAAACGCAGCCTCGTGCTCGACCTGAAGCAGCCCGCCGCGCGCGAGGTGCTCGACACGCTGGTGCGCGGCAGCGACGTGCTCGTGCATTCGGTACGCACCGATGCAGCGGCGCGCATCGGCATCGACGCGGCGCGGCTGCTGGAACTCAACCCGCGCCTCGTGAGCGCGCACGTCAAGGGCTTCTCGGACGAGGGGCCGTATGCGGGCCTGCCGGCTTTCGACGACATCATCCAGGCTGCGTCGGGCCTGGCGCAGCTGCAATCGATCTACACCGGCGAGCCGCGCTACATGCCCGCGCTCGTGGCCGACAAGACCACCGCGCTGTACGCTGCGTACGCCATCGTCACCGCGCTGTTCCACCGCGAACGCAGCGGCCAGGGGCAGGCCGTCGACGTGCCGATGTTCGAGACCATGACCGCCTTCAACATGGTGGAGCACCTGTGGGGCCACACCTTCCAGCCGCCCATCGACGACATGGTCTACGGCTCGATCCGCTCCGGCGTGCGCAAGCCCTTTCGCACCGCCGACGGCTACATCGCGCTGGTGCCCTACACCGACGCGCAGTGGCTGCGCTTCTTCGAGGTGGTGGGCCGGCCCGAGCTGCGCGAGGACGAACGCTTTGCCACGCTGGCCGCGCGCGTGCGCAACCACACGGTGGTGTTCGGTGAGCTGGAGCGCGCCACCGGCGCGCGCACCACGGCCGAGTGGGTTTCTGCCTTCCGCCAGGCCGACATTCCGGCGATGCCGATCCAGACGCTGCAGCAGCTGCCCGACGATCCGCAGCTGAAAGCCAGCGGCCTGTGGCACGACGCCGAGCACCCGACCGAGGGCACGCTGCGTTTTCCCGGCGTGCCGTTCACGCTGTCGGCCACCCCGGGCGGCGTGCAGCGGCTCGCGCCGTCGTTGGGGGAGCACACGGACGAGGTGCTGGGGGAGTTCGGGTTTGAGCGGGCGGCGGTGGATGCGCTGGTGAGCGCGGGGGTGGTGGCGCGGGCCGAGTGA
- a CDS encoding MaoC family dehydratase N-terminal domain-containing protein, which produces MDDWESAWAPMVARVGEDFANGVIRWGADVIEAGAVRRYVEVLEFDCPLHHGPDAVAPSTSLASLTLPPMWAPGQPPVFTSDARNAEPERSPLKGTRPEGMPPTTAYMATDYEVDYLQPARLGDRLGRRGNRLVRCEPKATKVGRGAFTTWEYDIVNQREEVVARCRFGMYHYLPH; this is translated from the coding sequence ATGGACGATTGGGAAAGCGCCTGGGCGCCGATGGTGGCGCGCGTGGGCGAAGACTTTGCGAACGGCGTGATCCGCTGGGGCGCCGACGTGATCGAGGCCGGCGCCGTGCGCCGCTACGTCGAGGTGCTGGAGTTCGACTGCCCGCTGCACCATGGGCCCGACGCGGTCGCGCCATCGACCAGCCTTGCCAGCCTCACGCTGCCGCCGATGTGGGCCCCGGGCCAGCCGCCCGTGTTCACCAGCGACGCGCGCAACGCCGAGCCCGAGCGCAGCCCGCTCAAGGGCACGCGCCCCGAAGGCATGCCGCCCACCACCGCCTACATGGCGACCGACTACGAGGTCGACTACCTGCAACCCGCCCGCCTGGGCGACCGCCTGGGCCGGCGCGGCAACCGGCTCGTGCGCTGCGAGCCCAAGGCCACGAAGGTCGGGCGCGGTGCGTTCACGACGTGGGAGTACGACATCGTGAACCAGCGCGAAGAAGTCGTGGCGCGCTGCCGCTTCGGCATGTACCACTACCTGCCGCACTAG
- a CDS encoding Bug family tripartite tricarboxylate transporter substrate binding protein, whose product MHRSRLTRRHALALAAALATGSAFAQQPPTPWPDKPIRLIVPYAAGGGTDVFARIVAEGLGKRLGQSVIVDNRPGGNGQIGITAVQRAPADGYTVLFSLTSIIQNPLLYPNAGFDPFEDFVPVSEAGRLPIVFTVSNKLGVDTLDGFVKLARAAPGKYSYGSYGNGSSAHLYAEVLQDAAGIQLLHVPYKGEAPAITDLLGGTVDAVFVSAKGVGPHVAAGKVKSIAVVGTARAPLAAGVPTFKEQGFAGMESVGWFGIYLPAGTPQPIAQRLSTEVAQVVQSPEQAARIEGLGVIPVGSTPAQLTATMRADHARWKQVIQAKNIKLD is encoded by the coding sequence ATGCATCGCAGCAGACTCACCCGCCGCCACGCCCTCGCGCTGGCAGCCGCCCTGGCCACCGGCAGCGCCTTCGCGCAGCAGCCACCGACCCCCTGGCCCGACAAACCCATCCGCCTGATCGTCCCCTACGCAGCGGGCGGCGGCACCGACGTGTTCGCGCGCATCGTTGCCGAGGGCCTGGGCAAGCGACTCGGCCAGAGCGTCATCGTCGACAACCGCCCCGGCGGCAACGGACAGATCGGCATCACCGCCGTGCAGCGCGCACCCGCCGACGGCTACACCGTGCTGTTCTCGCTGACCTCGATCATCCAGAACCCGCTGCTGTACCCCAACGCCGGCTTCGATCCGTTCGAGGACTTCGTGCCCGTCTCCGAAGCCGGGCGCCTGCCCATCGTCTTCACCGTCAGCAACAAGCTCGGCGTCGACACGCTCGACGGCTTCGTCAAGCTCGCGCGCGCCGCGCCCGGCAAATACTCGTACGGCTCCTACGGCAACGGATCGAGCGCGCACCTGTACGCCGAGGTGCTGCAGGACGCCGCGGGCATCCAGCTGCTGCACGTGCCCTACAAGGGCGAGGCGCCCGCCATCACCGACCTGCTCGGCGGCACCGTCGACGCGGTATTCGTCTCGGCCAAGGGCGTGGGCCCGCACGTTGCGGCCGGCAAGGTGAAGTCGATCGCCGTGGTCGGCACCGCACGCGCACCGCTCGCGGCCGGCGTGCCCACCTTCAAGGAACAGGGCTTCGCCGGCATGGAGTCGGTCGGCTGGTTCGGCATCTACCTGCCCGCCGGCACGCCGCAGCCCATCGCGCAGCGCCTCTCGACCGAAGTGGCGCAGGTCGTGCAAAGCCCCGAGCAGGCGGCGCGCATCGAAGGCCTGGGCGTGATCCCGGTCGGCAGCACGCCCGCGCAGCTCACCGCCACCATGCGCGCGGACCACGCGCGGTGGAAGCAGGTGATCCAGGCCAAGAACATCAAGCTCGATTGA